The Salvelinus sp. IW2-2015 unplaced genomic scaffold, ASM291031v2 Un_scaffold9731, whole genome shotgun sequence nucleotide sequence GGAGAGACTACAGGGGGAGGGTGATGAGTTCAGAATGCTCCATAGATATGGTATGGGTTAAGCTAACactatctctctttgtctctttctctctctctctctctccctccatctttctgtgtttctcctgtactctctcttttctgtaatctccccctttcccccacttcttcctttctccctccctctgtctctccatccccccatccctccctccctcctcctatccCAGGTACGTGCCTGATTCTGGGCTGTATGATCTACCCAGACGGCTGGGACAGTGATGAGGTGAAGAGGATGTGTGGGGAGCAGACAGACAAGTACACCCTGGGAGCGTGTTCCGTGCGCTGGGCCTACATCCTGGCTATCATGGGCATCATGGACGCCCTGATACTCTCCTTCCTGGCCTTCGTCCTGGGAA carries:
- the LOC112079817 gene encoding LHFPL tetraspan subfamily member 3 protein-like, with the protein product TCLILGCMIYPDGWDSDEVKRMCGEQTDKYTLGACSVRWAYILAIMGIMDALILSFLAFVLGNRQDGLMADELLDKTGNSI